One region of Diabrotica undecimpunctata isolate CICGRU chromosome 6, icDiaUnde3, whole genome shotgun sequence genomic DNA includes:
- the LOC140442632 gene encoding allergen Tha p 1-like, translated as MQKFVIFVFVATVGFCAAAYTQKYSYINLHDVLHNTRLLKRYIDCLLDVPFTCTKDGDYLREVLPGAFKENCAECNATQKENALKVIAYLIKHHQDWWKLIDKKFNADRSVFVTSNMGKIKYYQVHEI; from the exons ATGCAGAAATTTGTGATCTTCGTCTTCGTCGCAACCGTTGGCTTCTGTGCTGCTGCGTATACTCAAAAATACTCCTACATCAATCTACACGATGTTCTACATAACACAAGATTGTTGAAAAGATATATAGACTGTTTATTAGATGTACCATTCACCTGCACCAAAGATGGAGATTATTTGCGAG AGGTCCTTCCCGGTGCATTCAAGGAGAACTGCGCAGAATGTAATGCAACTCAAAAAGAAAATGCTCTTAAGGTTATAGCTTACCTTATCAAACATCATCAGGATTGGTGGAAGTTAATCGACAAGAAATTTAACGCCGACCGAAGTGTATTTGTGACAAGCAATATGGGCAAAATTAAATACTATCAAGTACATGAAATTTAA